acacacacacacacccatattcatacacatatagatgtgcatttgtatatatatatatgtattcacctacatatatacacaaatagatACATACCTATCTGCATCTATACACATGtgcatctatgtatacatatgtatatatatcctatttatgtatatataaacattaaaatatccacatacatattatacaaattcgattcagttgtttttcaatcatgtctgactctctgtaaccatatttggggttttcttgcaaagatactggagtggtttgccatttccttctccagctcattttacagatgaggaaactgaggtaaacagagttaagtgacttgtccaggatcacatagctagaaagtatctgagactagatttgaactcaggaagatgagtctagcTGCCTTACATACCTACatctgtacacatatatacatatttaataccTTTTGGAAATAACTACTTTAAAGGAGAAATCCCATTAAAAAATTTGTAACAGAGCAGGACACAAACCCTCAAGATTTGGATCTCATATAGGCTTTTATTAATTTCATACTTCTTCCTAGGCTAAGACAGATGACCTAGACCATTATACCAACGCTTATTCAGTCTTCTACAAGGATTTCCGAGCTTATCATAAGCTTCTAGAGGAGCCTGATGTTATCAACTGGGAGCAAGTCTTTCAGATTCAAGGTGAAGTTGAATGTGTCAAAAGAGCTATGGACTCACAATGTTCTCCCCTACTTTTACTCatggctttgttgtttttttttgtgtgtgtggggagTAGGGTGTTAatacttgtttttaaaagtttgtttatttgttatatGATGTGAAGAGTTGACTGCTATGGGAAAAAATGATCCTTTTAATTGGAATTCTTTTTAATGGAAGGAATTTTAATAGCACCTGTTACAGATTTCCATAGGTACTCTCAAAAGGTGGATACATGTAATATTATTCCTTTCTTATCCTCCTGTACACAATGCCACTACAGTTCTTCTCATATCTTGAAATAATATTGATCCAAAAGAGGTTTTATATTTTTCCACAGCTAGAAAAATAATGTCATTCCGATTCTTTGATTACAAGATCCACAATCTCCCTCCTCTCAACAATCATGgcagaacaaattattttaactTTGGTGCTTATTTAAcgcttattttaaaattatttgcccTGTAAGTTGTTTTCAGAAATCATTAAGACTATGAAAAATCTTTTGCTCCCCAAATTTGTATCAGCCCAACTCATTTACCAATGTATCTTTTCCCCTTGTGTTCTTGATTCCTAATCACAGGATTCACAGAATGACTATTTGCTTAGAGAAATGTAATCAGATTCCCATGTTGATGGAGCTGTGTATtggtccagccattttggaaagtaatttagaattgCGGGGAGAAAGAATGACTAAAATGTCTTTACCCTGTAACCCAGACATTACATTGCTAGGAAAATACCCTtaaaaggtcaaagagaaaataaggtTCCATTTACGCAGAAATATTAATGGTGTCACTTTTCAAagtcacaaaaaaataaaaacaaagtatatACCTATTGACttagggaatagctaaacaaattgtagtacatgaataaATATAAAGGTACATTACTACActtcaagaaatgatgaatatgaaacaTTCAGAGAAGAGCAAAAGGGCATATGAAATGATGCAGCAAAATGGTACCACACAATGGCTACAAGAGTATAAATGGAAAGTGGAGAAAAACCCTaaactgtgtaattataatgactaagcttGACCTTGGATAAAAATGGGATAAAATATGCATcccccttttttttgttcttgcattggtaggggaacatgtgtagaatattgcatatacttTCAGACATGATGGATTTGTTGATTTTCCAAACTCCCCCCACCTTTTCCTCCAAATCTTTTCCATAAGATATGACTTGCTAGATGCTGGGGAAGAACAGGATATATTTGCAAATGAAAgaagcaaaatatatcaataaatataagatttaaaaaaaaactgttaaagcTAATTCCATTCCCTGTTTCTACCATCATGAAAAAGAAGATGGTCCTGGCAGAGAAGTGGTAGATTTAGAATTATAGAATAATTATAGAATTAGGTACCTATTTTCAAATActgttttgcctgactacacTTATTTGTCACAATGGAGCCAGAGGAGGGCAAATTAGtaggtaagaaggaaagaagagggcagctaggtggtgcagtgaatagagcaccagtgcaggagtcaggagcacctgagttcaaatctcacctcagaccttTGAcagtcactacctgtgtgaccttgggcaagtcacttaaccccaattgcctcatcctgggtcatctgcagtcatcctgatgaatatctggtcgctggattcagatggctctggaggagaagtgaggctggtgacctgtgcagccctccctcactcaaaacaaagtcaagtgcaagtcatgtcattacttctctgatggcatggtcttttttggcaatgaaggatgaagaaaagaaaggaaggaaggaagaataaaaggaaggaaaggaggaagaaagaaggaaaaaaggaagaaaggaggagaaaagaaaagaaaaaataatgaataaagaaccaaaacacactttaaaaaaacccaaaatttcAGAAGGGGACACAAATGGCAATTTATCTTTTGCTTTGctaaatttaatatatgcttttgtTTATTTAAGATAAGTTCATAAAGCATTAGACTTGTACTCAGAAAGATTGAGACAAATCCTCTACTAGACacttagctgcatgaccttgggcaagtcatttatactCTCTAAACCTTAgttaactcatctataaaatggatgagGTAATAATAGCCCTTAACTAAAGGGGCTTACAGTTCTATCTTAAAAATCAGGATTaacaaacaaacagaacaaatttaTTACTTCCTTGTTAAATTAAACAATATGCctttaaaaagaaaccaaacaTAAGTTCACATGTAATCctcattttttgttctttacaAGTTGATATGTTTGTTGATGATTGTTAAATTCAtaccagaaaagaaaatgtaagaaaaagaggaaattgtATGCAATATGGGCATTAATTAGAATAAAAAACtacctagatggcacagtgaattgagtgtcagatctggagtcaggaaaactcatcttacAGAGTTCAAATCAGGTGTCAAATACTAATGTGACCCtacagcaagtcacttacctctgtttgcctccatttcctcatctataaaatgaactggcaaaagaaatggcaaaccacttcagtatctttgccaagaaaactccaaatggggtcacaaagaatcgaacatgactgaaaaatgacacagTGCAACAAATATATAACAAATCTGTGTTTTTATAAGACTTTTTTTGTATATAAAGCACTGTCACACATGGCCTAGTTTATTCCTCACAACTATCTAGCAAGGAAAATCCTGACAATCTTCAtcttgggggaggaagggagtcaATTGACACTTGAGGTCTCTCCCCTAGTAGGTGAGGGATCCAGAGCTTGAAACtatattcatagaatcatagactcagAGCTAGAGGGAACCTTAAAGTTTAGAAATCACATAACTACTtgttttatagatcaggaaaatgCAGCATAGACAGCATAGACTTACACAAGGTCATAAAACTAATAAATACCAGAGCTGAGATATGAAAAGagtttctctgattccaaatcatgCCACTGCTGAGCGATTTTTTCAAACTTCAAGCCTAATTTTCTTCCTGATGTACCCTGAATGTTGCTATTTAGTGTATACTCTAAGTACTATAAGAATTCAATAATGAACAGCTGCcctttatttctcaaataaaactctcattttctttacctttaaaaaatttctttcttcataGGACTCCAGGAGGAAATATATGAAGTTTCTAAAGCTGTTGCAAACTCGAAACAGTTGGATGTAAATTTGACTTCCTTTAAGGCAGTTGAGTTTTCTCCATTCCCTTTGCCAGATGTCAGTTCCCGGTAGGTTAAGTCAGTTTTCTGAGGTTGGGAGGAATAATTAGAGACTTGGTACTGAAATTTGTCTCAGAACTGAAATTCAATTTTCAGGGTTTTTTGGAGGGGTAAACTTGATGTCAATGAATTAAGGCTAttgaatatttgtgtgtgtgtgtgctcaacGTGTACAATAAAAAGaccttcattttttccctggaTACTAAGTACAAATAGATCTGCACTGTCTATAGTGAGCTTCATATTATGTTTTTGCATTCTCTTTACCCAATTTAGAAGTTGTACGTCAACTAAATAAAGTATTAGCTGAGCTTAGCATCTGTTTAACAAGAATAATTGGTTTAAATAGGATGCTACCACATACCTCCCTCCTGAGGCTGCCATACCCCAGATAAGCTCCTGCCCCACTCCAGCTCCACTCAGCAAaacttccatttttgtcttttaaaaagttGGGGCTGGTGATACACTTCATGTTGCATTTCAGAGAGCATTTTGCGAATCTTGCCAGGAATGAAAAATGCTAATTCCAGCTCCAGGCATCAGCATAACAAAAGCTTAAACAAAATTAGAAACCAAGGTTAAATTATAAACATGAGTAGTGGTCATTATATCATGATCTTGTTCTCACTTTTTAAATTTGGTTTATATGGAATATAATATACTATTATGAATAGTATCATTATAGAGCAATAGTCGTTAAGTCCATTAATCACAACCTTATTTTAATCTTATTCTGGGCATTAGCCTGGGAGCTGAAGCCTTCTGCATAAAGAGTTAGACCACCTAACTCTGGTAACTGGGCCACTGACCCCACTCATCCATTATTTGTTCAGTGTCCTGCTCACTgagcaaaagaaacaaaaacggGAATATGGCATCCCATCTGACTACTGCTACCCAGAGGATCAACTGATCCTACAATATCCTGCAGCTACAGAACATTTTTGTAATTGACCATATCCTCAATGGCAAcacttttcattctttggattcaTGTCTTCTGGCCTCTTTTGGTTGAAGAAGGAATTAAAGCCAAAGGTTTTAAAATTAAGCCAAAGGCTAGATTGCTTTCTTGTTGAGTAGTTTCTTTTAACACTAGAGAGAAAGCTAGTAACCCAATGCTGGAACTTACTGATGGCGAAAAGTTCTTAAAGTGCACAAAAGGAATGCCATGCAAAGCTGTGGCATTTACTTATAAGGCTATTGGCATTCCTCTTGTCTGAGACAGCTTTGTAGTTACCAATCTGGAACCTATTAAAAATGATCGTAGGACAGCTAGGCACATTTGGTTTAGAAAATATACCCTATCTAATTGTTAGCTATCGCTAGTGCAGTATGGCATATGATAACTATATTGATATTGTCTCTACAAGTTTTTCTTAACAACAGTTTTCCTGTCCAGGATTTCGATATAGTCTATCCAGTTCTAATGATTGTATCCTTTTGGTGTAAGTTCTGATCTTTCtaattttccctctatttttaaCGTCATGGAATATGTAGATTGAGATACAAAGAATTTGCAAAATATTATATATGACTATGTGGAAGagctatgattttatcagtgtgggaaATTCCTTGTGTGTGAACTCTTTACACTGATATAAATCCTATCAAAAGTTTATGTGGTGAGTGTCAAAGACAGGACTTCATAAGACTTCAGATTCTAAAAAGGGATATCTATACCTTGGTAAGCAGTTCTTAATTTTCataaataacagcaatattgttttgagAATAACTTTGAATAAAAAGAATGAGTTTCAAAAAATAAGCTATTTTATCTattgtaaatacccaaattaactataaaggacatatgaagaaagctGATATCtgaatctggagaaagaactgattcataaaagtatgtatagaatagttttatacacatacacacacacatattgtgtctaatggtagccatctctagggtggggggaatgaggaagaaaaaaggaatttacattgtAATTTTGTTGTATGTTTAAAGGGAATAGCCAGTTGTGCAGAGCAGATTTGCAATTttgtgtacaatcatctttttttattgtactatgatatggaaatgtttgtcttttaaaaaaaaatatgagctaATGTTAAAGGAGAAAGGATTTAGATTGGGTATAAGGAGAAATTTACTGATGATCAGAATTTTTTAAGTGCCTCAAAGGGGCACAGACAACTCTGAAATCTATTTACTTATAAATCAATTAGGCACTTTACTAGCTTCATATTACTCTTACCTAAAATGATTTTATCTGTGAATTTGTGTGGCAAAAAGGAAACGGACAAAATGATTCtaattctgtgactgaattccatcTAACATGCCACTTCTTCCTTCAGAGTGCCGTATTCCCCTCAGCTGTCTTACCTGAGTGTTACTGAAGCTGGTCTGCTAAACAGAACTTGGTCCCGGGGAGGAAATGAACAGTGCCACCGATACCTTGCCAACCTCATCTACTGCTTTCCTAGTGTGTGTGTCcgagatgaaaatggcaaaccagtttcCTGGGGTCTCACAGACCAGTTTGCCACAATGATTCATGGTTACACCTTGCCGGAACACCGCAGGAAAGGTTATAGCCGACTGGTGGCTGTGACATTGGCCAGGAAGCTCCAAAGCCGGGGTTTCCCAAGTCAAGGCAATGTCTTAGATGATAACACAGCATCAATAACTCTTCTCAAAAGCCTTAATGCTCATTTTTTGCCTTGCCGCTTTCACAGACTTATCCTCACTCCTAGGGCTTTCTCTGTCTAAATATACCTATTCCTACAGCAGAATTGGaattcttactttctcctcttaTCCAATACTTCCTTATTGGCCAGATAATAAGCAATTGAAATGGAAATAAGAGAGTTCCAATCTTGTCCTGGAAGAAACATGAAGGATCAGGTCTAGACCatgcttcttttcttctcagGCTCCTTTGGAAATAATTAAAGGGGTCAGGAGCTACCAAAAAGTGGATACGTCTGCTGTTCTTTGGTACTCAGCTCAGGCAATTCTATGTTCCAATTTCATGGACAGGCTAATGTGAGAGTCAGCTGCTCTTCTTTAGCATTTATGACAGAAGCTAGCATCTCAGGATAAAAGACATGACACACAAGCGTTTGGTTATAACTCAATTGCTATAATCTAGGTACTGACCCAGCTCTCTAACACCTTGATCTCCTTATATTTACCCCCATCATCTTCTGTTTCAAACTCTTTTGACTGAGCTCTTcagccttttctttccctttccttttatcttGTTGGGATTCATTCCTGTTTCCGAAAGCTAGGTGGTGGCaataaatagagtgctggatctagagtcaggaagatctaagttcccATCGAGCCTCAaataccagttgtgtgactctgggcaagtcatttaacttctaccttgcctcagtttcctcaataataaatagggaataataacacctgtctcatagggttattgtgatgatcaaatgaaatatttgttaagcacttagcacagttcctggcatgtaggagacattttgtaaatgcttgttcccttgtcttcccttcccactcctttCATATCCTTTGGGTGATAGAATAATTTTAGTGTGGGTTATTTAAATCCTCAGCAGTgattgttgctgttactatatctAAGTCAACCACTAcgtatctttttattattttgtgacaTATCTCCCTCTTTTCACCTGTCTCCCTCTACCCCTCCACTGGTTAACTTTGAAGGTAGAAACCTATCTGGTCTAAGGTAAGGTTTATAGCTATCCTTAGTCCTAGGTGCAAAGAACTGAAACCCTTAGATTATAGGGAGAAGCTGTGGCAGAATGAAACACTGGAGAAACACTAGCTTTGAATctctctgaattattttttttaaataacttttccagACTTCCATTTGATAACAATTAAACAATTGTCACAGCATGGCCATGCTACAgaatagaaatgaatatgatTGCATGTTTTACCCTTGAGTAAGAGTTAGGAAAGGCGTATTGGTGTCCAATAAATTTGATTATttcaagaaggagaaaaaaactaaatgaTGCTTAGAAGGGGAAATTATTGACAGTCACTATACTATAATTTATAATCTCAGTAGTTCTGTTGGTGTCTGTGACATCCTGA
The DNA window shown above is from Notamacropus eugenii isolate mMacEug1 chromosome 2, mMacEug1.pri_v2, whole genome shotgun sequence and carries:
- the GLYATL3 gene encoding glycine N-acyltransferase-like protein 3; its protein translation is MILLNCSTKLQVLEQMLKSNFPESLKVYGAVMNMNRGNPFQKEVVVDAWPDFKTVITRRQKQAKTDDLDHYTNAYSVFYKDFRAYHKLLEEPDVINWEQVFQIQGLQEEIYEVSKAVANSKQLDVNLTSFKAVEFSPFPLPDVSSRVPYSPQLSYLSVTEAGLLNRTWSRGGNEQCHRYLANLIYCFPSVCVRDENGKPVSWGLTDQFATMIHGYTLPEHRRKGYSRLVAVTLARKLQSRGFPSQGNVLDDNTASITLLKSLNAHFLPCRFHRLILTPRAFSV